One region of Triticum aestivum cultivar Chinese Spring chromosome 6B, IWGSC CS RefSeq v2.1, whole genome shotgun sequence genomic DNA includes:
- the LOC123135434 gene encoding aspartate aminotransferase, mitochondrial: MALYRRAASAIRQRGALPLLPARAMASLFGHVEPAPKDPILGVTEAFLADPSPDKVNVGVGAYRDDNGKPVVLDCVREAERRIAGNLNMEYLPMGGSMHMIEESLKLAYGEDSEFIKDKRIAAVQALSGTGACRLFADFQKRFLPDSQIYIPTPTWSNHHNIWRDAQVPQRTFSYYHPESRGLDFAGLMDDIKNAPNGSFFLLHACAHNPTGVDPTEEQWREISYQFKLKNHFPFFDMAYQGFASGDPERDAKAIRIFLEDGHQIGCAQSYAKNMGLYGQRAGCLSILCEDEMQAVAVKSQLQQIARPMYSNPPVHGALVVSIILSDPELKNVWLGEVKGMADRIIGMRKALRENLEKLGSPLSWEHVTNQIGMFCYSGMTPEQVDRLTSEYHIYMTRNGRISMAGVTTGNVAYLANAIHDVTKSN; the protein is encoded by the exons ATGGCGCTGTACCGCCGCGCGGCCTCCGCGATCCGGCAGCGCGGGGCCCTGCCCCTGCTCCCGGCGCGGGCGATGGCGTCGCTCTTCGGCCACGTCGAGCCGGCGCCCAAGGACCCCATCCTCGGCGTCACCGAGGCCTTCCTCGCCGACCCCTCCCCCGACAAAGTCAACGTCGGCGTC GGCGCCTACCGGGACGACAACGGCAAGCCCGTGGTGCTCGACTGCGTGCGCGAGGCGGAGCGCCGGATCGCCGGCAACCTCAACAT GGAGTACCTTCCAATGGGAGGGAGTATGCACATGATTGAGGAGTCACTAAAGctggcgtacggcgaggactccgAGTTCATCAAAGATAAAAGAATTGCAGCGGTGCAGGCACTTTCAGGAACTGGCGCATGCCGTCTCTTCGCTGATTTCCAGAAGCGTTTCTTGCCGGATTCGCAGATCTACATACCTACACCAACGTGGTCCAA CCATCATAATATTTGGAGGGATGCTCAAGTGCCACAGAGGACATTCTCATATTACCATCCGGAATCGAGAGGGCTTGACTTTGCAGGATTGATGGATGATATCAAG AATGCTCCAAATGGTTCGTTCTTTTTGCTTCATGCATGTGCCCATAATCCTACTGGAGTAGATCCTACTGAGGAACAATGGCGAGAAATATCCTATCAGTTCAAG TTGAAGAATCATTTCCCATTTTTTGACATGGCATACCAAGGATTTGCTAGCGGTGATCCAGAGAGAGATGCCAAGGCAATCCGTATATTCCTTGAAGACGGACACCAAATTGGATGTGCTCAGTCATATGCAAAGAACATGGGTCTTTATGGCCAGAGAGCGGGATGTCTGAG TATCCTCTGCGAGGATGAGATGCAAGCAGTTGCTGTTAAGAGCCAATTGCAACAGATTGCGAGACCAATGTACAGCAACCCACCTGTTCATGGTGCATTGGTTGTTTCAATTATCCTTAGTGATCCAGAATTGAAGAATGTATGGTTGGGAGAGGTCAAG GGTATGGCTGATCGTATCATTGGAATGCGGAAGGCACTTCGGGAGAATCTTGAAAAGTTAGGTTCACCTTTATCATGGGAGCATGTCACCAATCAG ATTGGAATGTTTTGCTACAGTGGGATGACACCGGAACAAGTCGATCGCCTGACAAGTGAATACCATATCTACATGACACGCAACGGGAGAATAAG CATGGCCGGTGTAACGACGGGCAACGTCGCCTACTTAGCTAACGCCATTCATGATGTTACCAAGTCAAATTGA
- the LOC123135435 gene encoding putative U-box domain-containing protein 53, whose amino-acid sequence MAAEGDEEGAAAPKVVGLALSGSKSGAHVLRWALGNFANADAPPAAFKLIHVLTPVLAVPTPLGHLLPIDEVSTSVAEGELEKMWIEKQEMLQRCKDTCDQNKVEAQVLLVEGKDVADTISSLVSQYQIQSLVVGDPSSKSPFRRSSASRTACKICKSLPSFCTAYVVSKDGLSSVHAPVPESGSPSSSPAPTGNSGSSSTKEVTDGTSSRSDLDGSSAPGLPSFTLNDYLTGNAPVYANKDRRIASRTGAESSILSQLRGSDKVPTSSLHELMLSDNKDDASTELEKLNLEPSHNRLLATASKDADRESRLEKPLVLPSDSYSMFTWEEIDNATASFSLKIGTGSNGTVYKGHLNHLDVAIKVLHSDDKSSTKHFNQELEVLSKIRHPHLLMLLGACPDRGCLVYEYMENGSLADRLQRRKGTPPIPWFDRFRIAWEIGSALVFLHSTKPSPIIHRDLKPENVLLDRNLVSKIGDVGLSTLMPPKETLSNRTVYKKTGLAGTLFYLDPEYQRTGQVSVKSDTYALGMVILELLTARCPIGLPEVVERAVEDGQITDVLDESAGDWPVREAHDLAQLGLNCLEMRSKDRPDLNSVVLEELGRLKRIAASVSGVALPGSPSHFKCPILKTVMYDPCIASDGYTYERSAMEMWLCDEDVSPVTKARLRDKTLLPNLSLKSAIMRWVAEGGRPVKE is encoded by the exons ATGGCCGCCGAAGGGGACGAAGAGGGGGCCGCGGCGCCCAAGGTGGTCGGGCTGGCGCTCAGCGGCTCCAAATCCGGCGCGCACGTCCTCCGCTGGGCGCTCGGCAACTTCGCCAATGCCGACGCCCCTCCCGCCGCCTTCAAGCTCATCCACGTCCTCACCCCGGTCCTCGCCGTGCCCACGCCAC TGGGGCACCTCCTCCCGATCGACGAAGTCAGCACCAGCGTCGCCGAAGGCGAGCTCGAGAAAATGTGGATCGAGAAGCAGGAAATGCTGCAGCGCTGCAAAGACACATGTGACCAAAACAAG GTTGAAGCTCAAGTACTGCTTGTTGAGGGTAAGGATGTCGCGGATACCATTTCCAGTCTTGTTTCTCAGTACCAGATACAGAGCCTCGTTGTCGGTGACCCTTCCAGCAAGAGCCCATTCAG GAGGTCCAGTGCAAGTAGGACGGCCTGCAAAATTTGCAAGAGTCTCCCCAGCTTTTGCACAGCATATGTTGTTTCAAAGGATGGGTTGTCTTCAGTTCATGCTCCTGTTCCAGAAAGTGGCTCGCCCTCTAGCTCTCCAGCACCAACAGGCAACTCTGGGAGCTCCAGCACCAAAGAAGTTACAGATGGGACGTCCTCAAGATCAG ATTTGGATGGCAGTTCAGCGCCGGGCCTGCCTAGTTTTACTCTGAACGATTATCTCACTGGAAATGCACCAGTATATGCCAACAAGGACAGAAGAATTGCCTCACGCACTGGTGCTGAAAGCTCTATATTAAGTCAATTGCGGGGTTCGGACAAGGTGCCAACAAGTTCACTGCATGAATTAATGCTTTCAGACAACAAG GATGATGCCAGTACAGAGCTTGAAAAGCTGAACCTTGAACCAAGTCATAATAGGCTGCTGGCAACGGCATCCAAGGACGCTGATAGGGAGTCGAGGCTGGAGAAGCCCCTTGTACTTCCAAGCGACTCGTACTCAATGTTCACTTGGGAAGAGATTGATAATGCTACAGCGTCATTCTCACTCAAGATCGGAACCGGGTCTAATGGAACGGTATACAAGGGCCATCTCAATCACTTGGATGTAGCGATAAAGGTCCTTCATTCTGATGACAAATCCagtaccaagcatttcaaccaagAG CTTGAGGTTCTGAGCAAGATACGCCACCCACACTTGCTGATGCTCCTGGGAGCCTGTCCGGACAGGGGCTGCCTGGTGTACGAGTACATGGAGAACGGCAGCCTTGCGGATCGTCTGCAGCGCAGAAAGGGCACACCACCGATCCCATGGTTTGATCGCTTCCGCATTGCCTGGGAAATTGGGTCAGCCCTGGTGTTCCTGCACAGCACGAAGCCCAGCCCAATCATCCACCGTGACCTGAAGCCTGAGAACGTCCTCCTCGACCGCAACCTAGTGAGCAAgattggcgacgtgggcctgtcGACCCTGATGCCACCCAAGGAGACTCTGTCAAACCGCACGGTGTACAAGAAGACGGGCCTGGCGGGCACACTGTTCTACCTGGACCCGGAGTACCAGAGGACCGGGCAGGTGTCGGTGAAGTCCGACACGTATGCGCTTGGCATGGTGATCCTTGAGCTGCTGACGGCAAGGTGCCCGATCGGACTGCCTGAGGTGGTGGAGCGAGCAGTGGAAGACGGCCAGATTACCGATGTCTTGGATGAGAGCGCGGGGGACTGGCCCGTGAGGGAAGCGCATGACCTCGCTCAGCTAGGCCTGAATTGTTTGGAGATGCGGAGCAAGGACCGGCCTGACCTCAACAGCGTGGTGCTGGAGGAGCTGGGGCGGCTGAAGCGCATCGCGGCCAGCGTGTCGGGGGTGGCGCTGCCAGGGTCACCCAGTCACTTCAAGTGCCCAATACTCAAG ACGGTGATGTATGACCCGTGCATCGCGTCGGATGGGTACACGTACGAGCGCAGCGCGATGGAGATGTGGCTGTGCGACGAGGACGTGTCGCCGGTGACCAAGGCGCGGCTGCGTGACAAGACGCTGTTGCCTAACCTGTCTCTCAAGAGCGCCATCATGAGGTGGGTGGCTGAGGGGGGGAGGCCTGTGAAGGAGTAA
- the LOC123138641 gene encoding putative ripening-related protein 5, whose amino-acid sequence MATAKALATMAIFLLVALSTSHIASSLRPSLGVCRASGYLPGKSGNCEKSNDPDCCEDGKRYPQYHCSPPVTATTKAVLTLNSFEKGKDGGGPSECDNAYHSDKEMVVALSTGWFKNMARCGHRIKITANGNSVYAKVVDECDSVYGCDDDHNYEPPCANNIVDASPAVWNAVGLDQNVGMEGITWSDDCRASGYLPGKSGNCEKSNDPDCCEDGKRYPQYHCSPPVTATTKAVLTLNSFEKGKDGGGPSECDNAYHSDKEMVVALSTGWFKNMARCEHRIKITANGKFVYAKVVDECDSVYGCDEDHNYEPPCANNIVDASPAVWNALGLDQNVGMEGITWSDE is encoded by the exons ATGGCCACTGCAAAAGCTCTGGCCACCATGGCAATCTTCCTCCTGGTGGCGCTCTCCACCTCCCATATCGCGTCCTCGCTCCGCCCGAGTCTCGGTGTCTGCCGTGCGAGTGGCTACCTTCCAGGAAAGTCGGGCAACTGTGAGAAGAGCAATGACCCTGACTGTTGTGAGGATGGCAAGAGATACCCGCAGTACCACTGCTCGCCGCCGGTCACCGCGACCACCAAGGCCGTCTTGACGCTCAACAGCTTCGAGAAGGGCAAGGACGGCGGCGGTCCATCGGAGTGTGACAACGCCTACCATAGTGACAAGGAGATGGTAGTCGCGCTCTCCACCGGCTGGTTCAAGAACATGGCCCGTTGCGGGCACCGCATCAAGATCACTGCCAATGGCAACTCCGTGTATGCCAAGGTGGTGGACGAGTGCGACTCCGTCTATGGCTGCGACGACGACCACAACTACGAGCCCCCGTGTGCCAACAACATCGTCGACGCATCTCCTGCGGTGTGGAATGCCGTGGGGCTCGACCAGAACGTCGGCATGGAGGGCATCACCTGGTCTGATGA CTGCCGTGCGAGTGGCTACCTTCCAGGAAAGTCGGGCAACTGTGAGAAGAGCAACGACCCTGACTGCTGCGAGGATGGCAAGAGGTACCCGCAGTACCACTGCTCGCCGCCGGTCACAGCGACCACCAAGGCCGTCTTGACGCTCAATAGCTTCGAAAAGGGCAAGGACGGCGGTGGTCCGTCAGAGTGTGACAACGCCTACCATAGCGACAAGGAGATGGTAGTCGCGCTCTCCACCGGCTGGTTCAAGAACATGGCCCGTTGCGAGCACCGCATCAAGATCACCGCCAATGGCAAGTTTGTGTATGCCAAAGTGGTGGACGAGTGCGACTCCGTCTATGGCTGTGACGAGGACCACAACTACGAGCCCCCATGTGCCAACAACATCGTCGACGCCTCTCCTGCGGTGTGGAATGCCTTGGGGCTCGACCAGAATGTCGGCATGGAGGGCATCACCTGGTCTGATGAGTGA